One Syngnathus acus chromosome 13, fSynAcu1.2, whole genome shotgun sequence genomic window carries:
- the tlcd5a gene encoding TLC domain-containing protein 5a isoform X1 produces the protein MLSLSSEGNMVVLGALLSITGWASLYLALCHANGRRSAEWNCRLVTLLHGILVICITAYIGYVDGPWPFAYPGTKNTPLQISALLLSLGYFLFDMAWCVYFGTEGAVMLAHHTMSILGILLTLWLGESGIEGCAVLFGSEITNPLLQARWFLKQTGRYGTPLAHTVDALFVLLFVLMRIFVGGTMLYCELISPRPRFFIKCGGVAMYALSWVFMVDIVRFAVRKIKTWHERQRERQEAANGKND, from the exons ATGCTCTCGTTGTCTTCAGAGGGGAACATGGTTGTGCTCGGGGCGCTCCTGAGCATCACCGGCTGGGCGTCTCTCTACTTGGCATTGTGTCACGCCAACGGCCGCCGCAGCGCTGAGTGGAACTGTCGCCTTGTCACCCTGCTGCATGGCATCCTGGTCATTTGCATCACGGCTTATATCGGCTACGTGGATGGACCCTGGCCCTTTGCCTATCCAG gTACAAAGAACACACCTTTGCAGATAAGTGCCTTGTTGCTGAGCCTGGGCTACTTTCTCTTTGACATGGCGTGGTGCGTCTACTTTGGCACCGAGGGAGCCGTCATGCTGGCACACCACACCATGAGCATCCTGGGAATCCTGCTCACCCTCTGGCTGGGCGAGTCGGGCATCGAGGGCTGCGCCGTCCTCTTCGGCAGCGAGATCACCAACCCGCTGCTGCAGGCGCGTTGGTTCCTCAAGCAGACGGGACGCTACGGCACGCCCCTGGCGCACACTGTGGATGCGCTGTTCGTGCTGCTCTTCGTGCTGATGCGGATCTTTGTGGGAGGCACAATGCTGTACTGTGAGCTGATCTCGCCAAGGCCCAGATTTTTTATCAAGTGCGGGGGCGTGGCCATGTACGCGCTCTCCTGGGTCTTCATGGTGGACATTGTTCGCTTCGCCGTCCGCAAGATCAAGACTTGGCACGAGCGGCAGAGGGAACGACAAGAGGCCGCCAATGGAAAGAACGATTAA
- the tlcd5a gene encoding TLC domain-containing protein 5a isoform X2: MVVLGALLSITGWASLYLALCHANGRRSAEWNCRLVTLLHGILVICITAYIGYVDGPWPFAYPGTKNTPLQISALLLSLGYFLFDMAWCVYFGTEGAVMLAHHTMSILGILLTLWLGESGIEGCAVLFGSEITNPLLQARWFLKQTGRYGTPLAHTVDALFVLLFVLMRIFVGGTMLYCELISPRPRFFIKCGGVAMYALSWVFMVDIVRFAVRKIKTWHERQRERQEAANGKND; the protein is encoded by the exons ATGGTTGTGCTCGGGGCGCTCCTGAGCATCACCGGCTGGGCGTCTCTCTACTTGGCATTGTGTCACGCCAACGGCCGCCGCAGCGCTGAGTGGAACTGTCGCCTTGTCACCCTGCTGCATGGCATCCTGGTCATTTGCATCACGGCTTATATCGGCTACGTGGATGGACCCTGGCCCTTTGCCTATCCAG gTACAAAGAACACACCTTTGCAGATAAGTGCCTTGTTGCTGAGCCTGGGCTACTTTCTCTTTGACATGGCGTGGTGCGTCTACTTTGGCACCGAGGGAGCCGTCATGCTGGCACACCACACCATGAGCATCCTGGGAATCCTGCTCACCCTCTGGCTGGGCGAGTCGGGCATCGAGGGCTGCGCCGTCCTCTTCGGCAGCGAGATCACCAACCCGCTGCTGCAGGCGCGTTGGTTCCTCAAGCAGACGGGACGCTACGGCACGCCCCTGGCGCACACTGTGGATGCGCTGTTCGTGCTGCTCTTCGTGCTGATGCGGATCTTTGTGGGAGGCACAATGCTGTACTGTGAGCTGATCTCGCCAAGGCCCAGATTTTTTATCAAGTGCGGGGGCGTGGCCATGTACGCGCTCTCCTGGGTCTTCATGGTGGACATTGTTCGCTTCGCCGTCCGCAAGATCAAGACTTGGCACGAGCGGCAGAGGGAACGACAAGAGGCCGCCAATGGAAAGAACGATTAA